Proteins encoded together in one Gemmatimonadetes bacterium T265 window:
- a CDS encoding ribonuclease Y, whose amino-acid sequence MGEFPVLALAGVLACVLAGASYVWGRSAGRVAGEVAGRADERAKQATAQATAEDVSRRVVGEAEREAERLKRDAIVAGREELLKARETQDADARKRREEQSREERRLQERTGDLERRADAVEQKDREIGRRTSEIGRREKLVADRQGELERAEQDAARRLEELAGLSAEDAKAELMRRMEEQAHADAANRVREIRESARRTAEREAKKIVALAVQRIAAEHTAESTVSAVALPNDEMKGRIIGREGRNIRAFELATGVDVIIDDTPDTVVVSAFDPVRREVARLALEKLVADGRIHPGRIEEVVGKARQEVDRSIVEGGEAAAYEVGVNGLHPELVRLVGRMRYRTSYGQNILQHSKEVAWLAGIMAAELGLDVALAKRGALLHDIGKVLTHDHEGTHVQLGVEMATRYGEHPLVVNAIAAHHDDVPHESEVSVLVQAADAISGSRPGARREAFETYVKRLEGLERIASSYNGVEKVYAIQAGREVRVVVLPDSVDDVRMNALSDEIARRIEAELQYPGQIKVVVIRETRSVDFAR is encoded by the coding sequence ATGGGAGAGTTTCCGGTCCTCGCCCTCGCGGGCGTGCTCGCGTGCGTCCTGGCGGGCGCGAGTTACGTGTGGGGACGCAGTGCCGGCCGGGTGGCGGGCGAGGTGGCGGGGCGCGCGGACGAGCGTGCGAAACAGGCGACCGCGCAGGCGACGGCAGAGGACGTCTCGCGCCGCGTCGTGGGCGAGGCGGAGCGCGAGGCCGAGCGTCTGAAGCGCGACGCGATCGTCGCCGGGCGTGAGGAGCTGCTCAAAGCGCGCGAGACGCAGGACGCGGATGCGCGCAAGCGACGTGAGGAGCAAAGCCGCGAGGAGCGCCGGCTCCAGGAGCGCACGGGCGACCTCGAGCGCCGCGCCGATGCTGTCGAACAGAAGGACCGTGAGATCGGGCGGCGGACGAGCGAGATCGGCCGGCGCGAGAAGCTCGTCGCTGATCGGCAGGGCGAGCTCGAGCGTGCCGAACAGGACGCGGCACGACGGCTCGAGGAGCTCGCCGGACTGTCGGCCGAGGACGCGAAAGCCGAGTTGATGCGCCGGATGGAGGAACAGGCGCATGCCGACGCGGCGAACCGCGTTCGGGAGATCCGCGAGAGTGCGCGTCGGACCGCGGAGCGGGAAGCAAAGAAGATCGTCGCCCTCGCCGTCCAGCGGATCGCGGCCGAGCACACGGCGGAGAGTACCGTGTCCGCGGTCGCGCTCCCGAACGACGAGATGAAGGGGCGGATCATCGGCCGCGAAGGGCGCAACATCCGCGCGTTCGAGCTCGCCACCGGCGTGGACGTGATCATCGACGACACGCCGGACACGGTCGTCGTCAGCGCGTTCGACCCGGTGCGTCGCGAGGTGGCGCGGCTCGCGCTCGAGAAGCTCGTCGCCGACGGCCGGATCCACCCCGGGCGGATCGAGGAGGTCGTCGGCAAGGCGCGGCAGGAGGTCGACCGGTCGATCGTCGAGGGCGGGGAAGCTGCAGCGTACGAAGTCGGCGTGAACGGATTACACCCCGAACTCGTTCGCCTCGTCGGGCGCATGCGCTACCGGACGAGCTACGGCCAGAACATTCTGCAGCACTCGAAAGAAGTCGCCTGGCTCGCGGGCATCATGGCCGCCGAGCTCGGCCTTGACGTCGCGCTCGCCAAACGTGGCGCCCTGCTCCACGACATCGGCAAGGTGCTCACCCACGACCACGAGGGTACGCACGTCCAACTCGGCGTCGAGATGGCGACCCGCTACGGCGAGCACCCGCTCGTCGTGAACGCGATCGCCGCGCACCACGACGACGTGCCGCACGAGAGCGAGGTCAGCGTGCTCGTCCAGGCGGCCGACGCGATCAGCGGGTCGCGGCCCGGCGCGCGGCGCGAGGCGTTCGAGACGTACGTCAAGCGCCTCGAAGGGCTCGAGCGGATCGCGTCGAGCTACAACGGCGTGGAGAAGGTGTACGCGATCCAGGCAGGGCGCGAGGTGCGCGTCGTCGTCCTGCCGGATTCGGTGGACGACGTGCGGATGAACGCGCTCTCGGACGAGATCGCGCGCCGGATCGAAGCGGAGCTGCAGTACCCGGGGCAGATCAAGGTCGTCGTCATTCGCGAAACGCGGTCGGTGGACTTTGCCCGTTGA
- the folD gene encoding bifunctional protein FolD — translation MPVDAVPAAAGLIEGAAVARAVRARVATECAELAAAGVVPGLSVVLVGDDPASAVYVHHKGNDAREVGMRSETIRMPATTSEAELLAVLDRLNTDPAVHGILVQMPVPKQIDAETVIRRIDPTKDVDGFHPVNVGELLIGTGAGFAPCTPAGVMELLRAYGVDTRGRDVVVIGRSNIVGKPMAALLVQPGADATVTVCHSRTADLAAHTRRADILIAAIGRARFVTADMVKPGAVVIDVGMNRIDDPTTKSGSRLVGDVDFERVREVATLITPVPGGVGPMTRAMLLANTVRAARRAAGLP, via the coding sequence TTGCCCGTTGACGCTGTACCGGCCGCGGCCGGCCTGATCGAGGGCGCCGCCGTCGCCCGCGCCGTCCGGGCGCGGGTGGCGACAGAGTGCGCGGAGCTCGCGGCGGCGGGCGTCGTGCCGGGGCTGTCGGTCGTGCTCGTCGGCGACGATCCGGCCAGCGCGGTGTACGTCCACCACAAGGGGAACGACGCGCGGGAAGTCGGGATGCGGAGCGAGACGATCCGCATGCCCGCGACGACGTCGGAGGCGGAACTGCTCGCCGTGCTCGATCGGCTCAACACCGATCCGGCCGTGCACGGCATCCTCGTGCAGATGCCCGTGCCGAAGCAGATCGACGCCGAGACGGTGATCCGCCGGATCGACCCCACCAAGGACGTCGACGGCTTTCATCCGGTGAACGTCGGCGAGCTGCTCATCGGCACGGGCGCCGGCTTCGCGCCGTGTACCCCCGCGGGCGTCATGGAGCTGCTCCGGGCGTACGGCGTCGACACGCGCGGCCGCGACGTCGTCGTGATCGGGCGTAGCAACATCGTCGGCAAGCCGATGGCCGCGCTGCTCGTCCAACCCGGGGCCGACGCGACCGTCACGGTCTGCCACAGCCGCACCGCCGACCTCGCCGCGCACACGCGACGGGCCGACATCCTTATCGCGGCGATCGGGCGCGCGCGCTTCGTCACGGCCGACATGGTCAAGCCGGGCGCGGTCGTCATCGACGTCGGGATGAACCGGATCGACGATCCGACCACGAAATCCGGATCGCGCTTGGTCGGCGATGTCGATTTCGAGCGCGTGCGCGAGGTCGCGACGCTCATCACGCCCGTCCCGGGCGGCGTCGGGCCGATGACGCGCGCTATGCTCCTCGCCAACACCGTACGCGCGGCGCGGCGCGCGGCTGGCCTCCCGTAA
- the xseA gene encoding exodeoxyribonuclease 7 large subunit — MSPRRRAAADDVLELFDAEPARRRSARARPPVVSEMPAFDVELDIPGASSSTAVPVSAVAETVKAVVEGAFVPLWVRGEVSDFKAHRNGHWYFSLRDHAAQLRCVVWARDARRLPAPPDDGMQVVALGQLAVYTARTEVQLTVRALDAEGDGLWRKALERTRAVLAADGLLAPERKRALPRYPRRVAIITSPDGAALHDVAAVLHRRWPVAELIVVAAKVQGEGAAEELCAAVERVSRYRGVDVVIIGRGGGAAEDLWAFNDERLARTLAACPVPTVSAVGHEVDVTICDLVADLRAPTPSAAAEAVAPVLDDLRAELREVRDALAVAMDARRREARAALDEAAHDLRRALQTVGERHRATLATRAAQLHALSPLATLGRGFAFARASDTHAPLTSVADFAPDHEFDLLLRDGRVRARTLAVTPDPLDSPRPGS; from the coding sequence GTGAGTCCCCGGCGCCGCGCCGCGGCCGACGACGTCCTCGAGCTCTTCGACGCGGAGCCAGCGCGCCGTCGAAGCGCGCGCGCGCGCCCGCCGGTCGTTTCGGAAATGCCCGCGTTCGACGTCGAGCTCGACATCCCCGGTGCGTCCTCGTCGACGGCGGTCCCGGTCAGCGCCGTGGCCGAAACGGTGAAGGCGGTGGTCGAGGGCGCGTTCGTCCCGCTCTGGGTGCGCGGCGAAGTGAGTGACTTCAAGGCGCACCGAAACGGGCACTGGTACTTCTCGCTACGCGACCACGCCGCGCAGCTCCGCTGCGTCGTCTGGGCGCGCGACGCGCGCCGCCTGCCCGCGCCGCCCGACGACGGGATGCAGGTGGTCGCGCTCGGCCAGCTCGCCGTGTACACGGCCCGCACTGAAGTGCAACTCACGGTGCGCGCGCTCGACGCCGAGGGCGACGGGCTGTGGCGCAAGGCGTTAGAGCGGACGCGCGCCGTGCTCGCGGCGGACGGCCTGCTCGCCCCCGAGCGCAAACGCGCGCTGCCGCGCTACCCGCGGCGCGTCGCGATCATCACGAGCCCCGACGGGGCCGCGCTGCACGACGTCGCCGCCGTGCTGCACCGGCGCTGGCCGGTCGCGGAGTTGATCGTCGTCGCGGCCAAGGTGCAGGGCGAAGGCGCCGCGGAGGAGTTGTGCGCGGCCGTCGAACGCGTGAGTCGCTACCGCGGCGTGGACGTCGTGATCATCGGACGGGGCGGCGGCGCGGCGGAGGACCTGTGGGCGTTCAACGACGAGCGCCTCGCGCGCACGCTCGCCGCGTGTCCGGTCCCGACCGTGTCGGCCGTGGGGCACGAGGTCGACGTTACGATCTGCGACCTCGTCGCCGATCTCCGCGCGCCGACGCCGTCCGCCGCCGCCGAGGCGGTCGCGCCGGTGCTCGATGACCTTCGCGCCGAGCTGCGCGAGGTGCGAGACGCGCTCGCCGTCGCGATGGACGCACGGCGCCGCGAGGCGCGCGCGGCCCTCGACGAGGCGGCGCACGACCTGCGGCGCGCGCTCCAGACCGTGGGCGAGCGACACCGTGCGACGCTCGCGACGCGCGCGGCCCAGTTGCACGCACTCTCGCCGCTCGCCACGTTGGGGCGTGGCTTCGCGTTCGCGCGGGCGAGCGACACCCACGCGCCGCTCACCAGCGTCGCCGACTTCGCGCCCGACCACGAGTTCGACTTGTTGCTCCGCGATGGCCGCGTCCGCGCCCGCACGCTCGCGGTGACGCCCGACCCGTTGGATTCGCCCCGACCCGGCTCGTGA
- the crtE gene encoding farnesyl-diphosphate synthase — protein sequence MTGVADARAGAERSDVGARFAGDRAAVNAALLAVCDGHLAPLDARTAAAVRYGLLSEGKRLRPLLVLAAYEAAGGRADAVALATSIEIVHAYSLVHDDLPCMDDDDVRRGRPTVHRVYGTAAATAAGLAMVPLAARCALEGARALGLVPATGGAIVRELMRASGGAGMIGGQQLDLDGEGRALSLEQLERIHTAKTGALITAAARIGGLAAGATPERLEALGRYGRAVGLAFQIADDVLDVTATTDELGKTAGRDLALQKSTYPALLGVDGAMRRATSLARSAVDALRGVGLLTPALAYVAEFSVARRS from the coding sequence ATGACCGGCGTGGCCGACGCGCGCGCCGGCGCCGAGCGGTCGGACGTGGGCGCGCGGTTCGCCGGCGACCGTGCCGCGGTGAATGCGGCGCTCCTGGCCGTCTGCGACGGGCATCTCGCGCCGCTCGACGCCCGGACCGCGGCCGCGGTCCGGTACGGGCTCCTGAGCGAAGGGAAGCGACTGCGGCCGTTGCTCGTCCTGGCAGCGTACGAGGCGGCGGGCGGCCGCGCGGATGCCGTCGCCCTCGCCACCTCGATCGAGATCGTGCACGCGTATTCGCTCGTGCACGACGACCTGCCATGTATGGACGACGACGACGTGCGCCGCGGCCGTCCGACCGTCCACCGCGTGTACGGTACGGCCGCCGCGACCGCGGCGGGTCTCGCGATGGTCCCGCTCGCGGCGCGCTGCGCGCTCGAAGGCGCGCGGGCGCTCGGCCTCGTCCCGGCCACCGGCGGCGCGATCGTGCGCGAGTTGATGCGCGCATCCGGCGGCGCGGGAATGATCGGCGGCCAGCAGCTCGACTTGGACGGCGAAGGACGCGCGCTCTCGCTCGAACAGCTCGAGCGCATCCACACGGCCAAGACCGGCGCCCTCATCACGGCGGCGGCCCGGATTGGCGGGCTCGCGGCCGGGGCGACGCCCGAGCGCCTTGAGGCGCTCGGGCGATACGGGCGTGCCGTCGGGCTCGCGTTCCAGATCGCCGACGACGTGCTCGACGTGACCGCGACGACGGACGAACTCGGGAAGACCGCGGGGCGCGACCTCGCGTTGCAAAAGAGCACGTACCCCGCTCTCCTCGGCGTCGACGGCGCGATGCGACGCGCGACGTCTCTCGCCAGGTCCGCCGTCGACGCGCTCCGCGGCGTCGGACTGCTCACCCCCGCGCTCGCGTATGTGGCCGAGTTCTCGGTCGCACGCCGGTCCTGA
- the dxs gene encoding 1-deoxy-D-xylulose-5-phosphate synthase, protein MSLLARVQSPVDLKRFSRDELRALAAEMRERLIAVCATTGGHIGAGLGVVELTIALHHVLDTPRDQLVWDVGHQGYPHKLLTGRNGGMETLRQENGVSGFLKRTESEYDAFGAGHAATSISAALGIAAGRDLTGQEFKVAAVIGDGSLSSGLAYEGLNNAGSSDRDLIVVLNDNEMSIAPNVGAMHKYLVSVQRNPLYNRLRTKVREIADAVGGKGGIPSALLRKWEESFKAFITPGILFEELGFRYFGPVDGHDVDALVDTLAAVRDMKGPRLVHVITQKGKGFPAGENTEKWHALPPGHDPATGKQLKASTANPAYTAVFGRALAELGARDSRVAVITAAMPSGTGTAAFAKAFPSRFFDVGIAEGHAVTFAAGLATQGVKPIVAIYSTFLQRAYDNIIHDVALQHLPVVFAMDRAGVVGEDGETHMGLYDIAYMLAVPGMVVAAPKDGTEMLSLLRAGAAYDAGPFCFRYPRDATPDAVPPLADVEPAPIGTWEVLRRGREVAVLAVGTMVGASLAAAETLGAEGLDVTVVNCRYLKPFDELTLTALLADHRQLFVVEEGTVVNGFGAYMAEIVAKRDPQVRVIAHGVPDRFIYAASRTRQLAQCGLDAAGIAERVRALHDTPQASEAFAG, encoded by the coding sequence ATGTCCCTGCTCGCCCGCGTCCAGTCGCCCGTTGACCTGAAGCGCTTTTCGCGCGATGAGCTCCGTGCGCTCGCCGCCGAAATGCGCGAGCGCCTGATCGCCGTCTGTGCGACGACCGGCGGGCACATCGGCGCGGGGCTCGGCGTCGTCGAGCTGACCATCGCGTTGCACCACGTGCTCGACACCCCGCGCGATCAGTTGGTCTGGGACGTCGGACACCAGGGCTATCCACACAAGTTGCTGACCGGCCGGAACGGCGGGATGGAGACGCTCCGGCAGGAGAACGGCGTCTCCGGGTTCCTCAAGCGGACGGAAAGCGAGTACGACGCCTTTGGCGCGGGCCACGCCGCCACGTCAATTTCTGCCGCCCTCGGCATCGCCGCCGGGCGCGACCTCACGGGCCAGGAGTTCAAGGTCGCGGCGGTCATCGGCGACGGCTCGCTCTCGTCCGGCCTCGCCTACGAGGGGCTGAACAACGCCGGCAGTTCAGACCGCGACCTCATCGTCGTCCTCAACGACAACGAGATGTCGATCGCCCCGAACGTCGGGGCGATGCACAAGTACCTCGTCTCGGTGCAGCGGAACCCGCTCTACAACCGACTGCGAACCAAGGTGCGCGAGATCGCCGACGCGGTCGGCGGCAAGGGCGGGATCCCGAGCGCCCTCCTCCGGAAGTGGGAAGAGAGCTTCAAGGCGTTTATCACGCCCGGCATCCTGTTCGAAGAGCTGGGCTTCCGCTATTTCGGCCCCGTCGACGGGCACGACGTCGACGCCCTCGTCGACACGCTGGCCGCCGTCCGCGACATGAAGGGGCCGCGTCTCGTCCACGTCATCACGCAGAAGGGGAAGGGATTTCCGGCCGGCGAGAATACCGAGAAGTGGCACGCGCTCCCGCCGGGGCACGACCCCGCGACGGGCAAGCAGCTCAAGGCGAGCACGGCCAACCCGGCGTACACGGCCGTCTTCGGCCGCGCGTTGGCCGAACTCGGCGCGCGCGACTCTCGCGTCGCGGTGATCACGGCCGCGATGCCGAGTGGGACGGGGACGGCCGCGTTCGCGAAGGCGTTCCCGTCGCGGTTTTTCGACGTGGGCATTGCGGAGGGCCACGCAGTCACGTTCGCGGCCGGACTCGCGACGCAGGGCGTGAAGCCGATCGTCGCGATCTACTCGACGTTCCTGCAGCGCGCGTACGACAACATCATCCACGACGTCGCACTCCAGCACCTACCGGTCGTCTTCGCGATGGACCGCGCCGGCGTCGTCGGCGAGGACGGCGAGACGCACATGGGGCTGTACGACATCGCGTACATGCTTGCCGTCCCGGGGATGGTGGTCGCCGCGCCGAAGGACGGGACGGAGATGCTCTCGCTTCTGCGTGCTGGCGCGGCGTACGACGCCGGCCCGTTCTGCTTCCGCTACCCGCGCGACGCCACGCCCGACGCCGTCCCGCCGCTCGCCGACGTCGAGCCCGCCCCGATCGGGACCTGGGAGGTGCTGCGCCGCGGGCGCGAGGTCGCCGTGCTTGCCGTCGGCACGATGGTCGGCGCGTCACTCGCGGCGGCCGAAACGCTCGGCGCCGAGGGGCTGGACGTCACCGTCGTCAACTGCCGCTACCTAAAGCCGTTCGACGAGCTCACGCTCACGGCGCTGCTCGCCGACCACCGCCAGCTGTTCGTCGTCGAGGAGGGTACCGTGGTGAACGGGTTCGGCGCCTACATGGCCGAAATCGTCGCGAAGCGCGACCCGCAGGTGCGCGTCATCGCGCACGGCGTGCCCGACCGGTTCATCTACGCCGCCTCGCGCACGCGTCAGCTCGCCCAGTGCGGGCTCGACGCGGCCGGCATCGCCGAGCGGGTGCGCGCCTTGCACGACACGCCGCAGGCGAGCGAGGCCTTCGCGGGTTGA
- the recN gene encoding DNA repair protein RecN: MLTELRIRNFAIIDALALPLARGFNVLSGETGAGKSIIVGALGLLLGERASTEVIRTGADRATVEGTFDVDGRDDLATLLDARGIDVDAQTVVLKREVAAGGRTRAWANGTPVTAGVLAEIGRLLVNLHGQHEAQTLLDGDSQRRTLDAFAGALPQAERVRAAAHALDGVRGEVRALVARRAEAERRADYLRHVAKEIEDARLVDGEDERLDDEARRLEHAEELRTLAAGAAGLLDGGEDAVLQQLAVVHRSLGTLERIDPSLARLGELYDAAFYALEELSRELVDYERGVELDPERLQEVQRRRDLLFRLAKKYGPALSDVVEQGRRAREELDLVDSADTDLKALEAREHAAREELAAAAAELTALRTTAAARLSEAVERVFPDLGMADGRFLVALTPRGEPTAAGAEDVEFRVALNVGHDARPLARAASGGELSRVMLALKTILARLDRVPTLVFDEVDAGIGGRVGLLVGETMRRVAERHQVFAISHLPQLAARAHHHILVSKGARDGVTTADVHVLAGEPRVAEVARMLGGDAESPVSRAHARELLEDAVRTSASANAPVPAAGARTARGSRAAEPPAAPPAVAPNARAARRTPAARARPS; the protein is encoded by the coding sequence ATGCTGACCGAGCTCCGCATCCGGAACTTCGCCATCATCGACGCGCTCGCGCTGCCCCTCGCGCGCGGGTTCAACGTGTTGTCGGGCGAGACCGGCGCGGGCAAGTCGATCATCGTCGGCGCGCTCGGGCTCCTCCTCGGCGAGCGGGCAAGTACCGAGGTGATCCGCACCGGCGCGGACCGCGCGACCGTGGAGGGCACCTTCGACGTCGACGGGCGCGACGACCTCGCGACGTTGCTCGACGCGCGGGGGATCGACGTCGACGCGCAAACCGTCGTCTTGAAGCGCGAGGTCGCCGCGGGCGGCCGCACGCGCGCGTGGGCGAACGGCACGCCGGTGACGGCGGGGGTCCTGGCCGAGATCGGCCGCCTGCTCGTGAACCTCCACGGGCAGCACGAGGCGCAGACGCTGCTCGACGGCGACTCGCAGCGGCGCACGCTCGACGCGTTCGCGGGCGCGCTGCCGCAGGCCGAGCGGGTGCGCGCGGCGGCGCACGCGCTCGACGGCGTGCGCGGCGAGGTGCGGGCGCTCGTCGCTCGGCGCGCCGAAGCGGAGCGGCGCGCCGACTACCTGCGCCACGTCGCGAAGGAGATCGAGGACGCGCGCCTCGTCGACGGCGAGGACGAGCGGCTGGACGACGAGGCGCGGCGCCTGGAACACGCGGAGGAGCTGCGCACGCTGGCCGCCGGTGCGGCCGGGCTGCTCGACGGCGGCGAGGACGCGGTCCTGCAGCAGCTCGCGGTGGTGCACCGTTCGTTAGGCACACTCGAGCGGATCGACCCGTCGCTCGCGCGTCTCGGCGAACTCTACGACGCGGCGTTCTACGCGCTCGAGGAGCTGTCGCGCGAGCTGGTGGACTACGAGCGCGGCGTCGAGCTCGACCCGGAGCGGCTGCAGGAGGTGCAGCGCCGGCGCGACCTCCTGTTCCGCCTCGCCAAGAAATACGGCCCCGCGCTGTCCGACGTCGTCGAGCAGGGACGTCGCGCGCGCGAGGAGCTGGACCTCGTCGACTCGGCCGACACCGACCTGAAGGCGCTCGAGGCGCGCGAGCACGCCGCGCGCGAGGAGCTTGCGGCCGCGGCGGCGGAGCTGACCGCGCTGCGTACGACGGCCGCGGCCCGACTCAGCGAGGCGGTCGAGCGCGTCTTCCCGGACCTCGGGATGGCCGACGGGCGCTTTCTCGTCGCGTTGACGCCGCGGGGGGAGCCCACCGCCGCGGGTGCCGAAGACGTCGAGTTCCGCGTCGCGCTGAACGTCGGGCACGACGCGCGGCCACTGGCGCGCGCGGCGAGCGGCGGCGAGCTCTCGCGCGTCATGCTCGCGCTCAAGACGATCCTCGCGCGCCTCGACCGCGTCCCGACACTCGTCTTCGACGAGGTCGACGCCGGAATCGGCGGCCGCGTGGGGCTGCTCGTCGGCGAAACGATGCGCCGCGTGGCCGAACGCCACCAGGTGTTCGCGATCTCGCACCTCCCGCAGCTCGCGGCGCGCGCGCACCATCACATCCTCGTGAGCAAGGGCGCGCGGGACGGGGTGACGACGGCCGACGTGCACGTGCTCGCGGGGGAGCCCCGCGTCGCCGAGGTCGCGCGCATGCTCGGCGGCGACGCGGAGAGTCCGGTCAGCCGCGCGCATGCGCGCGAGCTGCTCGAAGACGCGGTGCGGACATCCGCGTCCGCGAACGCGCCGGTGCCGGCCGCGGGCGCGCGCACGGCCCGCGGTTCCCGCGCCGCCGAGCCGCCCGCGGCCCCGCCCGCCGTGGCGCCTAACGCCCGCGCAGCGCGGCGAACACCCGCAGCGAGAGCACGTCCGAGCTGA
- the argE gene encoding peptidase M20, with protein sequence MQPAADVVSLAAELLAAHSSTGGEGPAVDFVSDWLIRRGWDVMLQEVSPGRSNVWAKRRGGGVAFSTHLDTVPPYYPPRLEGSRLYGRGSADAKGIAAAMMVAADRIARAGEDRVDLLLLVGEEKGSDGARAANHLPATSAWLVNGEPTESRLASGAKGSLRVTVRTRGREAHSAYAHLGRSAIDPLVDLLPRLRTIEWPEDPTLGATTYNVGVIRGGSEANIVPAAAEAEIMFRLIGDPAPVRERLVAWAGDAAQLEWGSYIPAQRFHTIDGFDVAPVSYTSDIPLLGRWGTPLLFGPGSITVAHTPDEYVAVDELRASVDAYERIARALLA encoded by the coding sequence ATGCAACCCGCCGCCGACGTTGTGTCCCTCGCCGCCGAGTTGCTGGCCGCACACTCGTCGACCGGCGGCGAGGGGCCGGCGGTCGATTTCGTCTCAGATTGGCTCATTCGCCGCGGCTGGGACGTCATGCTGCAGGAAGTCTCCCCCGGCCGCAGTAACGTGTGGGCGAAGCGGCGCGGCGGCGGCGTCGCCTTCTCGACGCATCTCGACACGGTGCCGCCCTACTATCCGCCGCGCCTCGAAGGCAGCCGCCTGTACGGCCGCGGCTCGGCGGACGCAAAGGGCATCGCCGCCGCAATGATGGTCGCGGCCGACCGCATCGCGCGCGCCGGCGAGGACCGCGTCGACCTGCTGCTGCTGGTCGGCGAGGAGAAGGGATCGGACGGCGCGCGCGCGGCGAACCACCTCCCGGCGACGAGCGCGTGGCTCGTCAACGGCGAGCCGACCGAGAGCCGACTCGCGAGCGGCGCGAAGGGGTCGCTCCGCGTCACCGTCCGCACGCGCGGCCGCGAGGCGCACTCCGCGTACGCGCACCTCGGCCGCTCCGCGATCGACCCGCTCGTCGACCTCCTTCCGCGCCTCCGCACGATCGAATGGCCCGAGGACCCGACGCTCGGCGCGACGACGTACAACGTCGGCGTGATCCGCGGCGGGTCGGAGGCGAACATCGTCCCGGCCGCGGCGGAGGCGGAGATCATGTTCCGCCTCATCGGCGACCCGGCACCCGTCCGCGAGCGGCTGGTCGCGTGGGCCGGCGACGCGGCGCAGCTCGAGTGGGGCTCGTACATCCCCGCGCAGCGGTTCCACACGATCGACGGCTTCGACGTCGCGCCCGTCTCGTACACGTCCGACATCCCGCTGCTCGGCCGCTGGGGCACGCCCCTCCTCTTCGGGCCCGGCTCGATCACGGTCGCGCACACGCCCGACGAGTACGTCGCCGTCGACGAGCTGCGCGCGAGCGTCGACGCGTACGAGCGGATCGCGCGCGCGCTGCTCGCCTGA
- a CDS encoding aspartate-semialdehyde dehydrogenase, which translates to MPRAPESPEVPNGAPWPVAVLGATGAVGQTFVRLLDGHPWFRVAELAASERSAGRRYADATRWLDGEMPAGVRDAVVLPCDPAAVTAPIVFSALDSAAADAVEPAFAAAGRLVLSNAKSFRMASDVPLLIPEVNWPQAALLSGQPAAREWPATGGLVTNANCSATVIAMALAPLHAAFGVERVFVATLQAVSGAGYPGVSSLDILGNVVPYIADEEQKIEAELRKLLGTVADARARDHDVRVAAHANRVAVEHGHTACLSVAFSRRATPSDVVDALRVWRGPDGLAPWLARCPTAPAVPVVVTDAADRPQPRRDRDAGGGMTVTVGRVREDPLLDVRLVAMGHNTIRGAAGGSVLNAELLALGTPPCDGPVGPFRR; encoded by the coding sequence ATGCCGCGCGCGCCCGAGTCGCCCGAGGTGCCGAACGGCGCTCCGTGGCCCGTCGCCGTCCTCGGCGCGACCGGCGCGGTCGGCCAGACGTTCGTCCGGCTGCTCGACGGCCACCCGTGGTTCCGCGTCGCGGAGCTCGCCGCGTCGGAGCGCTCGGCGGGCCGCCGATATGCCGACGCGACCCGCTGGCTCGACGGCGAGATGCCCGCCGGGGTGCGCGACGCGGTCGTGCTCCCCTGCGACCCCGCCGCGGTGACGGCGCCGATCGTCTTCAGCGCGCTCGACAGCGCCGCCGCCGACGCGGTCGAGCCGGCGTTCGCCGCCGCGGGCCGGCTCGTGCTGAGCAACGCCAAGAGCTTCCGCATGGCATCCGACGTGCCGCTCCTCATCCCCGAGGTGAACTGGCCGCAGGCCGCGCTCCTCTCCGGGCAGCCGGCCGCGCGCGAGTGGCCCGCGACGGGCGGCCTCGTCACGAACGCCAACTGCTCGGCGACGGTGATCGCGATGGCGCTCGCGCCGCTGCACGCCGCGTTCGGCGTCGAACGCGTGTTCGTGGCGACGCTGCAGGCCGTCTCGGGCGCCGGGTACCCCGGCGTCTCGTCGCTCGACATCCTCGGCAACGTCGTCCCGTACATCGCCGACGAGGAGCAGAAGATCGAGGCGGAATTGCGGAAGTTGTTAGGCACCGTCGCGGACGCCCGCGCGCGCGACCACGACGTGCGCGTCGCCGCGCACGCCAACCGCGTCGCCGTCGAGCACGGCCACACGGCGTGCCTCTCGGTCGCGTTCTCGCGCCGCGCGACGCCGTCCGACGTGGTCGACGCGCTCCGCGTGTGGCGCGGTCCCGACGGACTCGCACCGTGGCTCGCGCGATGCCCGACCGCGCCCGCCGTTCCGGTCGTCGTGACGGACGCGGCGGACCGGCCGCAGCCGCGGCGAGACCGCGACGCGGGCGGCGGGATGACGGTCACGGTCGGGCGCGTCCGCGAAGACCCGCTGCTCGACGTACGCCTCGTCGCGATGGGCCACAACACGATCCGCGGCGCCGCGGGCGGTTCCGTACTCAACGCCGAGCTGCTCGCGCTCGGCACGCCGCCGTGCGACGGGCCGGTCGGGCCGTTCCGCCGCTGA